TTAAATTATTAGTAACTCCGATCTTGAGCATTAAAACCAAAATATAATTCTATCATCTTTTTTTGTCAACTTGGAGTAGTTGTAGATATTAGGCAGCGATAATTTTGGCATGCCATGATTCCAAGTTCTCATAATTTTGCATTGGGTTTCATGTTCTTCTGTCTGTATCACTTTTACGTTTCCAAATGTTATAAGCGCTTTTTCTTATTCCCTTAATATGCAATTTGATCTTAAGTCCCGAATAAATAAAAACATGGGCACTTAGATATGCATTCACCATAATCAAATCTAGTTTTGGATTAATATAACTTGTTGAAAAATTCAGAAACTACACCACGCGCAAAATTTATAAAGAATGGCACCTTGAAAATGTTAAGCATTAATCAGCTTCATGTTTATCAtgcatatatttttctttttctttcgtcCTTCTTGCTCTTGGACAAGTAAACTTGCTTCCAATCAGTAAAATTAGGCCCTCAACCACAACAACCTGATTTTTGTGCAGCCTCCCCAGCTCCGGCTCCCTGGTCTGTGTTGATTTTGATCGCTGCAGGCTGCAATCAACAATTCAGAAGAGGTTTCAGGGCAGTTGAATACCGAGTTTAACTTGTTACATGATGCATCAAGATAATCCAGCGGTATAGCTTTGTTAAAAGTAATCGATGTAAAGTTGTGCTAAGATCTAATACCATTAGATTTGGATTATCTTAATGCATAAGGTACCAAAACTTGCATATTGAGCTGTTGGGAAGAAGTTCAAATACCTCTGCCTTGTTATCACTATCAGCAAGCCTTTGTTTTATATCCCTTGCTATTGAGAAGAAAACTTCCTCCACATTAAAATTTGTCTTTGCACTCTGCAACAGGAACATTTTCTATGAGCACAAGAAGATAAAAAACATTTGGGAGGTTTATTTCCACATTCTAATAGTATATAACATCACTTACAGTTTCAAAGAATTTGATCCCATACTCATCAGCAAGTTCTTGGCCCTTGGACGTCGGCACAGCCTAAAATGAAAGCgcagatatatatatatatatataatcaatcgCATATATACATACATCGGGGTGTTACtaagaatttaagatttaaacaAAACAGAAACAGGAAACTTGCCTACCCTTTTACTTTCATCCATGTCAGCTTTGTTCCCTACCAGTATCTTGTTAACATTGTCTGAAGCATGTTGCTCAATGTTGCGAATCCAATTCCTGATATCTGAAATCAGCAGAAGCTGGTGAACATTCCAGATGGAAAGGCCTAACAAGTTTAAAGAGATTTTGCATGGATCtgcttatttcaaattcaagcAACAACAGCTGGGAACTTTACTGTTAAATGATGCTTCATCTGTAACGTCATAGACTAGTAATATTCCCATTGCACCGCGATAGTAAGCtgcgaaaattaaagaaaaacatGATTTCAAGAAGAGATATAAGAACAAAACAACATACCACGCGTATCCCAAAACTAAAGGAACTTCCAGTAATCATATAAAGGATCACTGATATCTTTAAGATCGACAATACTACATGTTCACCAAAATTCAGCCACCCCTATAAATAACATGTTGAAATACAGAACATACATTGAAAATAAGTGAAACATACACAAATACATAGTGACCGATTGAGaagctaattttttatgtacacATAGCATTTTTGCTTTACGATTTACATCAATAATTTGCTCAAACATATGAACAGATCGAAAATATTTGAATGTGTGAGATATAAGCATGATAAAATAAATAGGATAGTAGCTAAATAAGCTTACCAGTTGTAATTGTTCGAAACCGCTCCTGACCTGCAGT
The genomic region above belongs to Arachis duranensis cultivar V14167 chromosome 3, aradu.V14167.gnm2.J7QH, whole genome shotgun sequence and contains:
- the LOC107476873 gene encoding ras-related protein RABE1c gives rise to the protein MAAPPARARADYDYLIKLLLIGDSGVGKSCILLRFSDGSFTTSFITTIGIDFKIRTIELDGKRIKLQIWDTAGQERFRTITTAYYRGAMGILLVYDVTDEASFNNIRNWIRNIEQHASDNVNKILVGNKADMDESKRAVPTSKGQELADEYGIKFFETSAKTNFNVEEVFFSIARDIKQRLADSDNKAEPAAIKINTDQGAGAGEAAQKSGCCG